The region GTCAACAAAAGTTAATAATTTTTTTATTTTTTTTACTTCTAAATGATCTAATTCCTCATCTATAAACAACACATAGATTATACATATAAAAATTTCCTTCGTCTTTAATGATTCTATTTGCATAGAACCATTTGACGTAAGATTTGTTTCACTCAGTTTCGCTGAGCTTAACCACTCGATTCAGCCTTTTAGATATCTCTAACTGAGCTTGCGAAGTTTTAGAGTATCTTATCCTGTGTCACTAATGATTCTATCCGAGAATAGGAGGATTAGAATCATTAGTGACATAGGGTTTGTGTAATCTAGCTTCATCGAGCAGCTCCTCTATGAAATTTGATAAACTTGATTGGAGCAAAAAACGCTCCTGTCACTTTCTCTTCATTTCTACGATCTTCTAACCGCTTGTCTCAGCCTTTTTATTTATTTCTTAAATTTAGTGGATCTGGTAAATCTCTTACTTCATGGCAGTGACGACAACGTGGTTCGTATGCTTCTTTTGCCCCAACTTGGATGATTGGATCATGGTATGAAGCTGGTTGTCCATTAATTAGACGTTGTGAACGCGTAGCTGGTGCACCACAAACGCTACAAATTGATGTTAGTTTTGTTACGAATTCTGATTTTGTTAGTAGAATTGGCATTGTTCCGAATGGTTCCCCGCGGAAGTCTTTATCTAATCCTGCTACAATAACTCGAATTCCACGATCCGCTAGGTATTCTACTACGTCTACTACATTTTCTTCAAAAAATTGCACTT is a window of Turicibacter sanguinis DNA encoding:
- a CDS encoding thymidine kinase, whose protein sequence is MYDFRQEGWVEAICGSMYAGKTEELIRRLKRLDFARRPYCLFKPVIDNRYSEDEVVSHSGLKMPSIPIEHPIQILDHITDKTYAVAIDEVQFFEENVVDVVEYLADRGIRVIVAGLDKDFRGEPFGTMPILLTKSEFVTKLTSICSVCGAPATRSQRLINGQPASYHDPIIQVGAKEAYEPRCRHCHEVRDLPDPLNLRNK